AAGAAAGTCGGTCTGAACCTGCTAGGGCAAGAATTCCGCCTAGCGGTTTATTCTGTCTTCCCCCTGTTACCATACTGCGTAAGCCGGTTCGGCTTAAAGATCAACGACTCGAAAAGGATATAAGCGAAAACGTTAGGATTCTGGAGCAGACCTTAGCCAATTTTTCGGTTCAGGCTAAAGTAACCGAAGTATGCTATGGACCGGCTGTAACACGGTACGAGATCTACCCGGCCCCTGGAACGAAGGTAAGCCGTATCGTGTCCCTATCTGATGATATTGCCCTTGGCCTTGCTGCTACCGATGTCCGCATCGAAGCACCTATTCCAGGGAAAGCAGCTATCGGTATCGAAGTACCTAACAAGGAAATACAGCCTGTCTTTCTCCGTGAAGTAATTGAATCAGCAATATTTGCTCAGTCCGCCTCCCCGCTCACTATTGCTTTAGGGAAAGATATCAGCGGCACACCGGTGGTGGCTGATCTGGCAAAAATGCCCCACCTTCTCATAGCCGGGGCTACCGGTTCCGGTAAGAGCGTATGCATTAACACACTCATTAGTAGTATCTTGTTCAAGTCGACTCCAGATGAAGTCAAGTTGTTGTTAATTGATCCTAAGATGGTAGAGCTTGCCAGTTTCAACGGTATCCCGCATCTTCTGGCTCCGGTGGTGACCGATGTCAAGAAAACGGCTGGGGTTCTGAACTGGGTAGTAACCGAAATGGAGAACAGATATAGCTTGTTCGCAGCTGCCGGCGTTCGTGATATTAGGCGCTATAATGAAGCCAAGCCGGAGGCAAGACTCCCGTTCGTTCTGGTGGTGATCGACGAGTTGGCTGACCTGATGATGGTATCACCGGCAGATGTAGAAGAAGCTATATGCCGGTTAGCTCAAATGGCACGAGCAGCCGGTATTCATTTGGTTATGGCTACGCAACGGCCGTCTGTAGACGTAATAACCGGCTTGATTAAGGCCAATATCCCTTCCCGCTTATCATTCGCCGTTTCGTCGCAAACAGACTCACGCACTATTCTGGACCTGAACGGGGCGGAAAAACTGCTGGGAAAAGGTGACATGTTGTTTTATCCGGTGGGGGCTTCTAAACCCCAACGGGTACAAGGAGCGTTTATTTCCGATCAGGAAGTAG
This sequence is a window from Bacillota bacterium. Protein-coding genes within it:
- a CDS encoding DUF87 domain-containing protein encodes the protein MPRLQKNKRTNNNQPPLTGAILVTATSLLVLASLFSERMGLVGGFLRRVLWSLFGLAAYLLPVISLGAALAVMLGRWIKAEAIGGLVLVFLMIVIGVQLSTPATSLYPNGRGGLVGQVLALGLVRLFGRVGSWILLAALTVIGLILINEEFFLALSAALRKRLSQKPSSPRFSVNDSAFPAVDNSKPILKPGNVVRIKKADTMSLATAQSITATGQALSDQESRSEPARARIPPSGLFCLPPVTILRKPVRLKDQRLEKDISENVRILEQTLANFSVQAKVTEVCYGPAVTRYEIYPAPGTKVSRIVSLSDDIALGLAATDVRIEAPIPGKAAIGIEVPNKEIQPVFLREVIESAIFAQSASPLTIALGKDISGTPVVADLAKMPHLLIAGATGSGKSVCINTLISSILFKSTPDEVKLLLIDPKMVELASFNGIPHLLAPVVTDVKKTAGVLNWVVTEMENRYSLFAAAGVRDIRRYNEAKPEARLPFVLVVIDELADLMMVSPADVEEAICRLAQMARAAGIHLVMATQRPSVDVITGLIKANIPSRLSFAVSSQTDSRTILDLNGAEKLLGKGDMLFYPVGASKPQRVQGAFISDQEVAKLVEFWHNQGEPRFDEAILKVQPKTKDDPTEEVDELFYQALELVVETGQASASYLQRRFRIGYTRAARIIDQLAARGYVGPSEGSKARQVLISKERYQHLLDSTEL